In the Pelagicoccus albus genome, TCCGCAGCCCAGCGACGCCATTTGCGACCCCGCTTGCGGTACCTGCGGCTTCCTCGTGGCGGCCAACGAGTATTTGCGGGACAACTACAGCAGCGAGATCTTCAAAAACGCCGCCAGCCGTCGTCGCTTCAACGAGGAGACCTTTCATGGCTACGACTTCGACAGCACCATGCTGCGCATCGGCTCAATGAACATGATGCTGCACGGCGTGGAAAACCCAGACGTGCGCTACAAGGATTCGCTGGAGGAAACCCATGCCGGCGACTCCGAGGCTTATTCGCTCATCCTCGCCAATCCGCCCTTCGCCGGCAGTCTCGACTACGAGTCCACCGCCAAGGACCTGCTGCAGATCGTCAAGACCAAGAAAACCGAGCTGCTCTTCATCGCTCTCTTCCTGCGACTGCTCAAACTCGGCGGACGGGCAGCGGTCATCGTGCCCGACGGCGTACTCTTCGGTTCGTCCAAGGCTCACAAGACCCTGCGGAAAATGCTGGTGGAGGAGCAAAAGCTCGACGCCGTGGTGTCCATGCCCTCCGGCACTTTCAAGCCCTACGCCGGCGTATCGACCGCCATTCTCTTCTTCACCAAAACCAACTCTGGTGGCACGGACAATGTCTGGTTCTACGACATGCAAGCCGACGGCCAATCGCTCGATGACAAGCGGACCAACCTGCTCGACCCCGAGCTGCTCGGCCCCGTGCCCGCCCGCCAGCTCAAGCCCGAAGAGCATGCCAAAAACAACCTGCCCGATGTGCTGACCCGCTGGAACAATCTCGCAGGCGAGACCGGTCGCAAACGCACCGAGCAAAGCTTTCTCGTGCCCAAGGTCGACATCGCCGCCAACGATTACGACCTCTCCATCAATCGCTATAAGGAAGTCGAGTATGAGGAAGTTCAATACGAATCGCCCAAGGATATTCTCGCCGGCTTGAACGAGCTGGAAGCCGAGATCGCCAAAGGGCAGAAAGAGCTGGAGGAGCTGATTGGATGAGTTGGACTATTTCTAGTCTATCCGAAGCTGCCGACATTGTGGCGGGTCAACATATCCCTTCTGATCTGTATTCAGATGATGAATCTGGTACGCCTTATCTGACTGGACCAGTTGATTTTGGAATGAGAGTCCCGTCTGTTACAAAATGGACTTCGGCTCCCAAGGTGTTTGCTGAGAAAGGCGATGTCCTCGTCACCGTCAAAGGTAGTGGTGTTGGGAAATCAAATCTAGGAATTGATGCTGCGATCGGTCGTCAGCTGATGGCAATAAGACCAAGGCTTACAAAAATAGATCAGTTCTATCTCTATACTTTTATAAAGTCGGTAGAGCCGCGAATTCACAAACTAGCGCAGGGAGCTGCCATCCCAGGTATTGTTAAGGCTGATTTAGCCGACCTACAAATCCCGCTTCCGCCGTTGGCGGAGCAGAAGCGGATAGCGGGGATTTTGGATGCGGCGGATGGCTTGCGGGCGAAGCGCCGCGCCGCGCTCGCCCAACTCGACACCCTTCTCCAATCCACCTTCCTAGACCTATTCGGCGACCCCAATCGATGGTCTTCGAAGTTCAAGATAAGTAGACTCGTCGATTGCTGTACGAAAATTACGGATGGAGAGCATGGAACCGTCGAGCGTCTCGAATCTGGTCGTCTTTACTTGATGGCTAGGAACGTAACGAAGCAGAAGTCCATCGATTTGTCTGACGTTTCTTATATCTCAGAAGAAGATCACAGACGAATCTACAAAAGGTGTGGTCCGGAGGCTGGAGATCTTTTGCTAGTATGCGTTGGTGCTACCATAGGGAAAGTTGCTCTGGTGCCTGAAGGCGAAGAGTTTTCACTGGCTCGAAGCGTAGCATTGATCAAACCGAATCGAGATCGGATGTTGCCGAGTTTTTTGCTACATCTTTTCGATTCTGGATACATTCAGTTTAAGCTTCTGGGGCAACGAAATACAGGTGCTCAGTCAGGCTTGTATTTGGGGAAGATTAAGGAATTGGAAATCCCGCTTCCCCCTCTCGACCTGCAACGTCGCTTTGCGTCGATCGTGGAATCGGTGGAGCGGCAAAAGGCCCGCCACCGCGAGCACCTCGCCCAGCTCGACACCCTCTTCGCCTCCCTACAACAACGTGCCTTCAAAGGAGACCTGTAGTGGAGTATGGATACAACAGAATTTTACCTCCTCAGCGGCAGCAGAGGACACCCAATGATGAAATAGGCGTTGGGGGCAAGACACCGAAGTCAAGCTTCGTGTACCACTTTCGTGGTGCCGTGGCCCCAGCTTCGTGCCTGCTATGGATTCTAAGATTTAGGTTCATGGTAGATATTATGCTATGCATAGTTACATACGCAGCGCTTTGCTTCGGCAAGGATCATGCACGACCTGTGGTCGTGCTTCAAAGGAGGAGAAAGGGAATGTGGACTCGCTGCTACCCTTATCCCAGCTCGTCTTCGGACGGGTCTTTCTCCTCTTGCGAATTTCTAGAGACGGAAAGGCTTCCAAGTGCCAGAGTTTGAATACAGGCCAAGGAGTTATTTGCATTTCGATGCACCGCCTAGCCGTGAGACGGCGGAAGAGCTAGCGACTTCCCCAGATCGGGTCGCTCGCCATTCGTTTTATCCGTTCCTTGGTTTCACGATCGAGACACCAAGGATTACCAAAGGGGCTGATGGACATATTCTGAAGGGAGCAGATGGAAAGCCCCTTCGGGAACCTAAGAAGCGACCGATCAAGTTGGCTGCCCATTTGGATGCAGCCATATGCTCGCA is a window encoding:
- a CDS encoding type I restriction-modification system subunit M; its protein translation is MITGEIRSKVDRIWDAMWAGGIANPLTVIEQLTYLLFIKRLDELHTLREAKANRLGTPIEEPIFPEGKNPAVEHRPVDCQELRWSRFKNLAPEPMFNLVRDQVFPFMKALGQNGRDELSEGEGSESSFSSHMKDALFMFPKASLLANVVDMLDAIEMADRDTKGDLYEYMLGKIASAGQNGQFRTPRHIIRLMVEMMAPQPSDAICDPACGTCGFLVAANEYLRDNYSSEIFKNAASRRRFNEETFHGYDFDSTMLRIGSMNMMLHGVENPDVRYKDSLEETHAGDSEAYSLILANPPFAGSLDYESTAKDLLQIVKTKKTELLFIALFLRLLKLGGRAAVIVPDGVLFGSSKAHKTLRKMLVEEQKLDAVVSMPSGTFKPYAGVSTAILFFTKTNSGGTDNVWFYDMQADGQSLDDKRTNLLDPELLGPVPARQLKPEEHAKNNLPDVLTRWNNLAGETGRKRTEQSFLVPKVDIAANDYDLSINRYKEVEYEEVQYESPKDILAGLNELEAEIAKGQKELEELIG
- a CDS encoding restriction endonuclease subunit S is translated as MSWTISSLSEAADIVAGQHIPSDLYSDDESGTPYLTGPVDFGMRVPSVTKWTSAPKVFAEKGDVLVTVKGSGVGKSNLGIDAAIGRQLMAIRPRLTKIDQFYLYTFIKSVEPRIHKLAQGAAIPGIVKADLADLQIPLPPLAEQKRIAGILDAADGLRAKRRAALAQLDTLLQSTFLDLFGDPNRWSSKFKISRLVDCCTKITDGEHGTVERLESGRLYLMARNVTKQKSIDLSDVSYISEEDHRRIYKRCGPEAGDLLLVCVGATIGKVALVPEGEEFSLARSVALIKPNRDRMLPSFLLHLFDSGYIQFKLLGQRNTGAQSGLYLGKIKELEIPLPPLDLQRRFASIVESVERQKARHREHLAQLDTLFASLQQRAFKGDL